A genomic stretch from Nocardia wallacei includes:
- a CDS encoding MerR family transcriptional regulator — protein MEVPANVIDDTPGGGSIGIGELSRRTGVPVRTIRFYCDEAVLESRRTSGGHRVFDPAVAVDRLLLVRRLRALGLGLGAIVDVLAGATTIEDAVATERAALDAELAVLAWRRAALLAVESAPPAARLGHLEPLAAVADRGGAQDAVVTFWRRVLTPLPPATIEAFLSMHVPALPVAPQPWHVLVYAELSTLAADPTFRVAMSRRLRQSDGGRIRHERELLGGVGEACEAVGRLLAAHQSPRPGPELDRFVAAHAAAREERDTPRFRRRLLCGAKVPDHRIPRYWQLTSEVTGTVTVGDAQHWLLQALALGLDDR, from the coding sequence CGGCGGCTCGATCGGTATCGGGGAGCTGTCGCGGCGGACCGGGGTCCCGGTGCGCACCATCCGTTTCTACTGCGACGAAGCGGTGCTGGAGTCGCGCCGCACCTCGGGCGGGCACCGCGTGTTCGACCCGGCCGTCGCTGTCGATCGGCTGCTGCTGGTGCGCCGACTCCGAGCGCTCGGTCTCGGCCTCGGCGCGATCGTGGACGTCCTCGCCGGCGCCACCACGATCGAGGACGCGGTCGCCACCGAACGCGCCGCGCTCGACGCCGAGCTGGCCGTGCTGGCGTGGCGCCGCGCCGCCCTGCTCGCCGTCGAGTCCGCGCCACCGGCCGCCCGGCTCGGACACCTGGAACCGCTTGCCGCCGTGGCGGATCGGGGCGGCGCCCAGGATGCCGTCGTGACGTTCTGGCGGCGCGTGCTCACGCCCTTGCCACCCGCGACGATCGAGGCGTTCCTCTCGATGCACGTCCCCGCCCTGCCGGTCGCCCCGCAACCGTGGCACGTCCTGGTCTACGCCGAATTGTCCACGCTGGCAGCGGATCCCACTTTCCGGGTCGCGATGTCGCGGCGGTTGCGGCAATCGGACGGCGGCCGGATCCGGCACGAGCGGGAGTTGCTGGGCGGGGTGGGGGAGGCGTGCGAGGCCGTGGGCCGGCTGCTCGCCGCCCACCAGTCGCCCCGGCCCGGCCCCGAACTCGATCGGTTCGTCGCCGCGCACGCCGCCGCGCGAGAGGAACGCGACACACCCCGGTTCCGGCGGCGATTACTGTGCGGCGCAAAGGTTCCCGACCACCGTATTCCGCGCTACTGGCAGCTCACCAGTGAGGTCACCGGCACCGTCACCGTCGGTGACGCGCAACACTGGCTGCTCCAGGCCCTCGCGCTGGGGCTCGACGACCGATAG
- a CDS encoding LuxR C-terminal-related transcriptional regulator translates to MRRSRDENADTVRTARYHVLRLVATGHTNGEIGARLGLSNNTVKSYLCTVMQKLQARNRAQAVANARRYGLL, encoded by the coding sequence ATGCGGCGATCCCGCGACGAGAACGCGGACACCGTTCGTACCGCGCGATACCATGTGCTGCGGCTCGTGGCGACGGGCCATACCAACGGTGAGATCGGCGCCCGGCTCGGGCTGTCGAACAATACCGTCAAGTCCTATTTGTGCACGGTCATGCAGAAGCTCCAGGCGCGGAACCGAGCGCAAGCGGTCGCCAATGCGCGGCGGTACGGCCTGTTGTGA
- a CDS encoding YihY/virulence factor BrkB family protein produces the protein MDAHEPPPDDSAAPSPGAAAGRRARRILHRTWQLIARVAVKAWDDSIFAKSAAAAFWQTLSLAPLLLGLLGSLGYVGGWFGPDTVQIVEGKIISFSRNLFSPTVVDDLIAPTVGDVLGRGRGAVVSVGFVLSLWAGSSAMATFVDSIVAAHDQQDARHPVWQRIFALLLYVLFLVVAVFVLPLVALGPALIGRALPEGWREPGLRLLDSFYYPGTGLLLIVGLTTLYKLALHRSLPWHRLFWGAVVAGVFFMAASDGLRRYLAWVTRTGISYGALATPIAFLLFTFFLGFAVILGAEFNATVQEFWPARATRVEQLKRWLTRHLRASGPGDDDTSAPGSPTAAPPEPESRPDTSQPLRIIP, from the coding sequence ATGGACGCGCACGAACCACCTCCGGACGACAGCGCCGCACCGAGTCCGGGCGCGGCCGCGGGTCGGCGTGCCCGGCGGATCCTGCACCGGACCTGGCAGCTGATCGCCCGGGTGGCGGTGAAGGCGTGGGACGATTCGATCTTCGCCAAGTCGGCGGCCGCCGCGTTCTGGCAGACGCTGTCGCTGGCGCCGCTGCTGCTGGGACTGCTCGGCAGTCTCGGTTACGTGGGCGGCTGGTTCGGGCCCGACACCGTACAGATCGTCGAGGGAAAGATCATCAGTTTCAGCCGAAACCTGTTCAGCCCCACCGTGGTCGACGATCTCATCGCCCCCACCGTCGGCGATGTGCTGGGGCGCGGGCGCGGCGCGGTGGTCTCGGTCGGTTTCGTGCTGTCGCTGTGGGCCGGTTCGTCGGCGATGGCGACCTTCGTCGATTCGATCGTGGCCGCGCACGACCAGCAGGACGCCCGGCATCCGGTGTGGCAGCGCATCTTCGCCCTGCTGCTGTACGTGCTGTTCCTGGTGGTGGCGGTGTTCGTGCTGCCGCTGGTGGCGCTGGGCCCGGCGCTCATCGGCCGGGCGCTGCCCGAGGGCTGGCGCGAGCCGGGGCTGCGGTTGCTCGACAGCTTCTACTACCCGGGGACCGGGCTGCTGCTCATCGTCGGCCTGACCACTCTCTACAAGCTCGCCCTGCACAGATCGCTGCCGTGGCATCGACTGTTCTGGGGCGCGGTGGTGGCGGGCGTGTTCTTCATGGCCGCCAGCGACGGGTTGCGCCGCTATCTGGCCTGGGTGACCCGCACCGGCATCAGTTACGGCGCGCTGGCGACCCCTATCGCGTTCCTGCTGTTCACCTTCTTCCTCGGCTTCGCGGTGATTCTCGGCGCGGAATTCAATGCCACCGTGCAGGAGTTCTGGCCGGCGCGCGCCACCCGGGTCGAGCAGTTGAAGCGCTGGCTCACCCGGCATCTGCGTGCGTCCGGCCCGGGCGACGACGACACGTCCGCCCCCGGCTCGCCGACAGCCGCGCCGCCCGAGCCCGAATCGCGGCCGGACACCTCGCAGCCACTGCGCATCATTCCGTGA
- a CDS encoding DEAD/DEAH box helicase, with protein MTSGGAGSLRAWQRRALTKYLTTKPRDFLAVATPGAGKTTFALRLASELLADRTVDQVTVVAPTEHLKHQWSAAAARAGIALDSNFSNSTGGTSGDYHGVVVTYAQVASHPFKHRVRTENRRTLVILDEIHHAGDAKSWGDAAAEAFGDATRRLALTGTPFRSDDSQIPFVNYESDEAGFPRSRADYAYGYSEALADGVVRPVVFLAYSGDAHWRDSAGEEYSARLGEPLSAEQTARAWRTALDPAGDWMSKVLGAADTRLRQLRATGMPDAGGLVIATDQERARDYAELLEHISGARPALVLSDDPTSSQRIGEFAASTDPWMVAVRMVSEGVDVPRLAVGVYATSASTPLYFAQAIGRFVRARRPGETASVFLPSVPVLLDLAAQLEIQRDHVIGKPHREKNGLEDELLIEANKQQDEPGEEERKFVALAADAELDQVIYDGDSFGTATFAGSDEEADYLGIPGLLDAEQMRALLRDRQTRQVEERSAAAAGAESGPSIAAAAERVATADRLSELRRELNSLVAMHHHRTGKPHGVIHGELRRECGGPPTALATAEQLSQRIAALRRM; from the coding sequence GTGACTTCGGGTGGTGCTGGTTCGTTACGTGCATGGCAGCGCAGGGCTCTCACCAAATATCTGACGACGAAGCCACGCGACTTCCTCGCGGTCGCGACGCCGGGTGCTGGTAAAACCACGTTCGCGCTGCGACTGGCTTCCGAGTTGCTGGCCGACCGCACCGTCGACCAGGTGACGGTGGTCGCGCCCACCGAACATCTCAAGCATCAGTGGTCGGCGGCGGCGGCGCGCGCGGGTATCGCGCTGGACTCCAACTTCTCCAACTCCACCGGCGGCACCTCCGGCGACTATCACGGTGTGGTGGTCACCTACGCGCAGGTGGCGTCGCATCCGTTCAAGCATCGCGTGCGCACCGAGAACCGCCGCACCCTGGTGATTCTCGACGAGATCCACCACGCCGGCGACGCGAAGAGCTGGGGCGACGCGGCCGCCGAGGCATTCGGCGACGCGACGCGGCGGCTGGCGCTCACCGGCACCCCGTTCCGCAGCGACGATTCCCAGATCCCGTTCGTCAACTACGAGTCCGACGAGGCCGGATTTCCGCGCTCGCGCGCCGACTACGCCTACGGTTACTCCGAGGCCCTCGCCGACGGCGTCGTGCGCCCGGTGGTCTTCCTCGCCTACTCCGGCGACGCGCACTGGCGCGACAGCGCGGGCGAGGAGTACTCCGCACGCCTGGGCGAACCGCTGAGCGCCGAGCAGACCGCCCGCGCCTGGCGCACCGCGCTGGACCCGGCCGGAGACTGGATGTCGAAGGTGCTCGGGGCCGCCGACACCCGGCTGCGCCAGCTGCGCGCCACCGGCATGCCCGACGCGGGCGGGCTGGTGATCGCCACGGATCAGGAGCGGGCGCGCGACTACGCCGAACTGCTGGAACACATCTCGGGCGCGCGCCCGGCGCTGGTGCTGTCCGACGATCCCACCTCCTCCCAGCGGATCGGCGAGTTCGCGGCGAGCACCGACCCGTGGATGGTCGCGGTGCGCATGGTGTCCGAGGGCGTGGACGTGCCGCGCCTGGCCGTCGGCGTCTACGCCACCAGCGCCTCCACACCGCTGTATTTCGCCCAGGCGATCGGCCGGTTCGTGCGCGCCCGCCGGCCCGGCGAGACCGCGAGCGTCTTCCTGCCGTCGGTGCCGGTGCTGCTGGACCTGGCCGCGCAGCTGGAGATTCAGCGCGATCACGTCATCGGCAAGCCGCACCGGGAGAAGAACGGCCTCGAGGACGAGCTGCTGATCGAGGCCAACAAACAGCAGGACGAGCCGGGCGAGGAGGAGCGGAAGTTCGTCGCGCTCGCCGCCGACGCCGAACTGGATCAGGTGATCTACGACGGCGATTCGTTCGGCACCGCGACCTTCGCGGGCAGCGACGAGGAGGCCGACTATCTCGGTATCCCGGGCCTGCTCGACGCCGAGCAGATGCGCGCGCTGCTGCGCGACCGCCAGACCCGCCAGGTCGAGGAGCGCAGCGCGGCCGCCGCGGGCGCCGAATCCGGCCCCAGCATCGCGGCCGCCGCCGAGCGGGTCGCCACCGCCGACCGCCTCAGCGAGCTGCGCCGCGAACTCAACAGCCTGGTCGCCATGCATCACCACCGCACCGGCAAGCCCCACGGTGTCATCCACGGCGAGCTGCGTCGCGAATGTGGCGGTCCCCCAACGGCATTGGCGACGGCCGAGCAACTCTCCCAGCGCATCGCCGCCCTGCGCCGCATGTAG
- a CDS encoding TetR/AcrR family transcriptional regulator, whose protein sequence is MAERGRPRAFDRARALRCAMEVFWEHGYEGASMSDLTSAMGINSPSLYAAFGSKEQLFRESVGLYGCTEGGYTARALREEPTARTAIEAMLRDNARAYVDGTTPRGCMVVLAGSTYTTRNTTIRDFLVEKRRATVEDIRHRLERGVAEGDLPAATDTAELADFYATVLFGLSVQARDGADLPQLSRTIDRALAAWPT, encoded by the coding sequence GTGGCCGAACGGGGTCGTCCCCGCGCCTTCGATCGGGCGCGGGCATTGCGATGCGCCATGGAGGTGTTCTGGGAGCACGGCTACGAGGGCGCGTCGATGAGCGACCTCACCTCCGCCATGGGCATCAACTCCCCCAGCCTCTACGCGGCGTTCGGCAGCAAGGAGCAGTTGTTCCGGGAGTCCGTGGGACTCTACGGGTGCACCGAGGGCGGGTACACCGCACGTGCGCTGCGCGAGGAACCCACCGCGCGCACCGCCATCGAGGCCATGCTGCGCGACAATGCCCGCGCCTACGTCGACGGCACCACACCGCGCGGCTGCATGGTCGTGCTGGCCGGGTCCACCTACACCACCCGCAACACGACGATCCGCGACTTCCTCGTCGAAAAGCGCAGGGCGACAGTGGAAGACATCCGCCACCGCCTCGAGCGTGGCGTAGCCGAAGGCGACCTCCCCGCCGCTACCGACACCGCCGAACTGGCCGACTTCTACGCCACCGTCCTGTTCGGACTGTCGGTCCAGGCTCGCGACGGCGCCGACCTACCGCAGCTGAGCCGCACGATCGACCGCGCCCTGGCCGCCTGGCCCACCTGA
- a CDS encoding SDR family NAD(P)-dependent oxidoreductase yields the protein MNDLTGTAALVTGGSRGIGAAIARRLAEAGADVALTYRTGVENAEKVAAEIEALGRRALVVRADSADAGEIVAAVHHTAATLGRLDILVNNAGIFPAKPFEDFTLDEIDQALHIHARAAFVAAQAAVGHMTEGGRIISIGSNLSERALFGGLALYNLSKSALNGFTKALARELGSRGITVNLVQPGATDTDMNPAGGDHAGQQLQFNPLGRFAGPDDVAAMVAFLASPAGRAVNGAVVTVDSGTNA from the coding sequence ATGAACGACCTGACCGGGACCGCGGCACTCGTGACCGGAGGCAGCCGGGGCATCGGCGCCGCGATCGCGCGGCGGCTGGCCGAGGCGGGCGCCGACGTGGCGCTGACCTACCGCACCGGCGTGGAGAACGCGGAAAAGGTGGCGGCCGAGATCGAGGCGCTGGGTCGTCGCGCACTCGTCGTGCGGGCCGACAGCGCCGACGCGGGCGAGATCGTCGCGGCCGTCCACCACACCGCCGCGACGCTGGGGCGGCTCGACATCCTGGTCAACAACGCCGGCATCTTCCCGGCCAAGCCGTTCGAGGATTTCACCCTCGACGAGATCGATCAGGCGCTGCACATCCACGCCCGGGCGGCCTTCGTCGCCGCCCAGGCCGCGGTGGGGCACATGACCGAGGGCGGCCGGATCATCAGCATCGGCTCGAACCTGTCCGAGCGGGCGCTGTTCGGCGGCCTGGCGCTGTACAACCTGAGCAAGTCCGCGCTCAACGGTTTCACCAAAGCCCTTGCGCGGGAACTGGGTTCGCGCGGCATCACGGTGAACCTGGTGCAGCCCGGCGCCACCGACACCGATATGAATCCGGCGGGCGGCGACCACGCCGGTCAGCAGTTGCAGTTCAATCCATTGGGCCGGTTCGCCGGTCCCGACGACGTCGCCGCCATGGTGGCCTTCCTCGCGAGCCCGGCGGGACGCGCGGTCAACGGCGCCGTCGTGACCGTCGACAGCGGAACCAACGCCTGA
- a CDS encoding AraC family transcriptional regulator, producing the protein MSQNGHPLEVAAPAGPTAMVFGVGILPAGLWFEPHRHPQHQIVWASQGVLAVAAGGGQWVLPPTRALWIPGGLPHRTGTPDGAAMRGIFVEPDRCPVRFAAPTLLRVDRLLHELFDYLTGGGLDKPRAPGVFLRGADALAADRRQRAEAVVFDLLEPVEVTPVGAPMPADPRARAVAEALLRDPADDRTLAEFAPDATASARTLARLFRAETGISFGQWRTQVRLAASLPLLAGGLPLARIAERVGYGSASAYVAAFRRAIGVSPGRYFAR; encoded by the coding sequence GTGTCGCAGAACGGACACCCGCTCGAGGTCGCGGCGCCCGCCGGACCCACCGCGATGGTCTTCGGCGTGGGCATACTCCCCGCGGGCCTGTGGTTCGAACCGCATCGGCATCCACAGCACCAGATCGTCTGGGCCTCACAGGGAGTATTGGCAGTGGCGGCCGGTGGCGGCCAGTGGGTGCTCCCGCCGACCCGGGCGCTGTGGATACCCGGCGGGCTGCCGCACCGCACCGGAACCCCCGACGGCGCCGCCATGCGCGGCATCTTCGTCGAACCGGACCGCTGCCCGGTGCGCTTCGCCGCTCCCACCCTGCTGCGCGTCGACCGCCTGCTGCACGAACTGTTCGACTACCTCACCGGTGGCGGACTCGACAAGCCCCGCGCCCCAGGCGTATTCCTGCGGGGCGCCGATGCGCTCGCGGCGGATCGACGGCAGCGCGCCGAGGCGGTGGTGTTCGATCTGCTCGAACCGGTCGAGGTGACCCCGGTCGGCGCGCCGATGCCCGCGGATCCCCGCGCCCGGGCCGTCGCCGAGGCCCTGCTGCGCGACCCGGCCGACGATCGCACACTCGCCGAGTTCGCCCCGGACGCCACCGCCAGCGCGCGGACGCTGGCCCGGCTGTTTCGCGCCGAGACCGGAATCAGCTTCGGGCAGTGGCGAACTCAGGTCCGGCTGGCCGCCTCGCTGCCGCTGCTGGCTGGCGGGCTGCCGCTGGCGCGCATCGCCGAGCGGGTCGGCTACGGCTCGGCCAGCGCCTACGTCGCCGCCTTCCGCCGCGCGATAGGGGTGTCGCCGGGCCGGTACTTCGCCCGCTGA
- a CDS encoding class I SAM-dependent methyltransferase codes for MGMNLPHRLLCRSALWERASATRIVPWALSGVDLGDAALEVGPGYGANVEALRERVPALTGLEIDPVLAARLRDRKAGRLRVLDGDGAAMPLPDNEFSSVVCFTMLHHVPSPPRQDDLFAEAFRVLRPGGVFAGSDGLDSFAFRLIHLGDTCVPVPPETLPERLARIGFADIEIDKDTKSFRFRARRPE; via the coding sequence ATGGGTATGAATCTGCCGCACCGCCTGCTCTGCCGCTCCGCTCTCTGGGAGCGCGCCAGCGCCACCCGCATCGTGCCGTGGGCACTGTCGGGCGTGGACCTGGGGGACGCCGCGCTCGAGGTCGGGCCCGGGTACGGCGCGAACGTCGAGGCCCTGCGGGAACGGGTGCCCGCGCTCACCGGCCTCGAGATCGATCCGGTGCTCGCCGCCCGCCTGCGCGACCGCAAGGCCGGACGTCTGAGGGTGCTCGACGGTGACGGCGCGGCGATGCCGCTGCCGGACAACGAGTTCAGCTCGGTCGTGTGCTTCACCATGTTGCATCACGTCCCGTCGCCGCCGCGCCAGGACGACCTGTTCGCCGAGGCCTTCCGTGTGCTGCGGCCGGGCGGCGTCTTCGCGGGCAGCGACGGATTGGACAGCTTCGCCTTCCGCCTGATCCATCTGGGCGACACCTGCGTGCCCGTACCCCCGGAAACCCTCCCGGAGCGCCTCGCTCGCATCGGCTTCGCGGACATCGAAATCGACAAGGACACGAAGAGTTTCCGCTTCCGCGCCCGTCGGCCCGAGTGA
- a CDS encoding SWIM zinc finger family protein: MADNEFGYTAWGMDWVRLAEPLSQTRPEPLLPRARRIARNDGVELAIEGRTVRASIHRGSQASVTYLELAPLPAARIAAIAAQLPPDAAELADTVRETLRTAGVSVAPRLLNSDCSCSARKPRCLHLLAACYALARRVDENPWLALELQGYRDTVAPGDSDAPPPRWTPLETIDPATYFGTISNPGTAVPTG, encoded by the coding sequence TTGGCCGACAACGAATTCGGCTATACCGCCTGGGGCATGGACTGGGTGCGCCTGGCCGAGCCCCTGTCGCAGACGCGGCCCGAACCGCTGCTCCCCCGCGCCCGCCGCATCGCACGCAACGACGGCGTCGAACTGGCGATCGAGGGACGTACGGTGCGCGCGTCCATCCATCGCGGCAGCCAGGCCTCGGTGACCTACCTGGAGCTGGCGCCGCTGCCCGCCGCCCGGATCGCCGCCATCGCCGCGCAACTCCCGCCGGATGCGGCCGAGCTGGCCGACACCGTCCGCGAAACCCTGCGCACCGCGGGCGTCTCCGTTGCCCCGCGCCTGCTCAACTCCGACTGCTCCTGCTCCGCCCGCAAGCCCCGCTGCCTGCATCTGCTCGCCGCCTGCTACGCCCTCGCCCGGCGCGTGGACGAAAACCCTTGGCTGGCACTGGAGCTGCAGGGCTACCGGGACACCGTCGCCCCCGGCGATTCCGACGCACCGCCACCTCGGTGGACGCCTCTCGAAACCATCGACCCCGCAACCTATTTCGGGACCATATCGAATCCGGGCACCGCAGTGCCCACCGGCTGA